The Suricata suricatta isolate VVHF042 chromosome 4, meerkat_22Aug2017_6uvM2_HiC, whole genome shotgun sequence genome includes a region encoding these proteins:
- the RHOB gene encoding rho-related GTP-binding protein RhoB, with amino-acid sequence MAAIRKKLVVVGDGACGKTCLLIVFSKDEFPEVYVPTVFENYVADIEVDGKQVELALWDTAGQEDYDRLRPLSYPDTDVILMCFSVDSPDSLENIPEKWVPEVKHFCPNVPIILVANKKDLRSDEHVRTELARMKQEPVRTDDGRAMAVRIQAYDYLECSAKTKEGVREVFETATRAALQKRYGSQNGCINCCKVL; translated from the coding sequence ATGGCGGCCATCCGCAAGAAGCTGGTGGTGGTGGGCGACGGCGCGTGCGGCAAGACGTGCCTGCTGATCGTGTTCAGTAAGGACGAGTTCCCCGAGGTGTACGTGCCCACCGTCTTCGAGAACTATGTGGCCGACATCGAGGTGGACGGCAAGCAGGTGGAGCTGGCGCTGTGGGACACGGCGGGCCAGGAGGACTACGATCGCCTGCGGCCGCTCTCCTACCCAGACACCGACGTGATCCTCATGTGCTTCTCAGTGGACAGCCCCGATTCGCTGGAGAACATCCCCGAGAAGTGGGTGCCGGAGGTGAAACACTTCTGCCCCAACGTGCCCATCATCCTGGTGGCCAACAAGAAAGACCTGCGCAGCGACGAGCACGTCCGCACGGAGCTGGCCCGCATGAAGCAGGAACCCGTGCGCACGGATGACGGCCGCGCCATGGCCGTGCGCATCCAAGCCTACGACTACCTCGAGTGCTCCGCCAAGACCAAGGAGGGCGTGCGCGAGGTCTTCGAGACCGCCACGCGCGCCGCGCTGCAGAAGCGCTACGGCTCCCAGAACGGCTGCATCAACTGCTGCAAGGTGCTATGA